The window CGATAACAACGGCCAGTTCACCTTCGTAATCGACCCGAGTGGAAGCGAGATGAGACGGAATTTCAATGGCGTTGTCGGGGTTTTGCAGGGCGTTTGCGCCTTTCATGAAAACTACGGGAAATTCGGGAATCTTCGCACCAGTTTCTTCCGCATGCCGCCGATAATTGAGGCCGATGCAGAAAATACTGCGCGGCTCAATCGGGGCCAGGATTCGCTGGACATCGGCGATGCGCGGGGAAATTTGCCAGTCGCCCAGCAAGTCGCCGTCGATGGTGAAATATCCGGTTTCATTTTGCGCGGCCCAACCGATGCGAGCGTGGTTATCAGCGTAGCGAATAATTTTCATAATCAGGAGTACGGTCGATTTCGACTGTACTTATTTTCTTTGTGGGCGCGGCTTAATGATTTTGCGGCGAATCCAGACGCGCGCGGTTGAGTCTCCAAGCACGCGCTTCCACGCTGGACTCTTATCGAGATGCCCCACGATGGCATCTTTGAAATGTGGCTGTCCCAGAACAACGGTGTTGATGGCGCGACTATCGAGAGCGCGCAGACCGCCCGGCCTCGCTTCGAGAATCGTGAAATATTCTTTCAAAACCGCGTCGGGATAGGCGTTCAGCAAATCGACATAAAGCGGGCGCAAGCCGCGTGTCGGCACATAATTGCGCCGGTCGGCTCCGTTGAAACGCCACTGCAAATACGAGGCATATTCGTAATCGGCGAAGATGCGACCCGGCGCGCGGCGCTTCAAAATATAATCGGCGGCGCGCGTTGGCGCTTTGACCGAAACGCCGCGAACTGGCCAGAACTCGCGCAAGTTCTGCGGGACAACCTGGGCGAAAGACACAATCGAGAGTAGCATCACCACAAAGACGCCCGCGCGTGCGATGTGGCGTAAGCCAAGCGGCATTTCATCTTGCGCCTCTTGTTTGGACAACGTGCGCCAGCGGCTCCAGATGGCGTTGGCGTCAAACGAACGTGCATTGGAAGCCATCACGACGAGGCAAACAATTGCCAGCATCCACAGCATCCGCCGCGAGCGCAGGAACATCGCGCCCATCAAGAGCAGCCAGAACAGTTCGGCCCAGCGCCGCGACGGATTGCGAATCCAGCTCCACAGGGCGACCGCAAAAAGTACCGCCTCGATAGCCACCGCGTTCGCCATCCCAGGCCATCGGGTCCAGACCGGCCACCATTCTTCGATATAGGTCGCTTGTCCACCGCGTTGAAGCTGCCCCGTCGCTTCCCAGTAATTCCAGCCCCACGGATTGATGAGCATCGCCGCGCTGCACAAAGCGGTTATCCACAGGAGCGCCCGCGCGCGTTTGTCCATTTTGTATTGCACCGCGTCGCAGACGGCGGCAACGAAAAGCAGCACAACTGCGAGGACAACGAGAGCATGAAGATTGATCCAGAGAGGAACCAGAGCGATGATCCAGAAGGTTTTGCGATTCCAGAGAGAAGGGCGCAGGCCGTTGCGTTCGTCCCACAGGCGTCGTTCGTTCCAATCGAGGAGAAAGCTAAGGAAGAAGACGAGAAACAGCGCAGTGATGAGTTCCTGGCGGGGTTGGAAGCGCGGCGTTGAAACCCAAATCGCTGCCAAAAAAACGAGCGGAGCGACCGAAGGCATTGGCCCAGTCGCTCGGCGTTGCCAGAGTTTCCAGAGCAGGCCATAGACCGCGCACACCACCAGCGTTGTAAACACCATGACGCCGATTGGCCCCGTTTTATCGATGATATGGAAGAACAGCCACTGCGAAAGCCACGAATGATAAACCCACGGAAAGCCCTCTGCTGTCCAGAGGAAAAGGTTTTCTGTAGGAATCCTGCTGTGATTGGCGATCCAGCGCCCGACGGCGGCGTGCGCCCAGAAATCGAAGCCGCCGCCCAATGGCCGCCACGATTGAATCACGCACAGCAAGAGGACAAACGCCAGTCCTACACGAGCAACGACCGAAAACGAAGAAGAGCGAATCAAAAAACACCTGCGCAGAAAAGGTGAGGCTATTTTAACCGACGCAAAAGTACGGTCGATTTCGACCGTACTTCTGGGCACACTGCACGGCATGAACCCGCTACTTATTCCGGTGCCTGAAGAAATCGAAACCGCGCGTTTGCTTTTGCGCTCGCCGCGTGTCGGAGAAGGCCCTGTTCTCAACGAAGCCGTGTGCGCTTCGCTGCCGCAGTTGCAGCCGTGGATGCCATGGGCGCAAAAGGCACCGACACTCGATGAAAGCGAAGAGGTGACCCGCGATTTTCTCGCCCGTTTTATCAAACGCGAAGAATTGAGTTATCGCATGTGGCTGCGCGGCACCACGATGTTTGCCGGTACGCTTTCGCTTCATCGTATCGACTGGAATGTGCCGAAATTCGAAATTGGCTACTGGCTTTCAACGCGCTGCGCGTCACACGGCTACATGACCGAAGCCGTCAATGCCCTATCTGAAATGGCGTTTGAAACATTAAGCGCGCGCCGCGTTGAAATTCGCTGTGACGCGCGCAATGTACGTTCATCCAATGTCGCCAAACGCTGCGGCTTTAAGCTCGAAGGCACGTTGCGAAAATTTGCGCTCGATTGCAACGGCGAGCCATGCGATGCCCAAATCTGGGCGCGCGTGAAATAAAAGAGTCCGGTCGATTTCGACCGGACTCTTTCCGTTAGCGCAGCCATTCGCGGCGGAAATTAGGGCCAAGTTCGTCGGGCGAAAGCTGCACGACAATTGTGCCCGACGCGTACGAACCCATATCGTAAGGGGCGAATGTCCACGTTAGACCGTTGCGCGCGACCGAGAAATCGTTAAGCTGGCTGGTCGTCAACGCTTTTACCATCATCGAACCCTCGGCGCTAGGCTTGACCCAATCGGCGCGTGGCTCGGCGCGCAACTTCCTCATCACCGCATCGTTTACTTGCTTCTGATAGGTGTTACCCGAGAAGAAATCTCCGAGATTCACGGCACGCACCACACTGCCGACGCGCCCGAAACGCCAGGTGATGTGCGAGTGCATTCCGTGTGCGCCACCCATGTAATCGCTGTGCGCCATGGAAAGCGAAACCAAGCGCGGCGTGACAAAAACATCCGATGGCCTGGCGTCGAGATACGCTTCAGGCATTCCTTCCTGTTTTTCCCGCGTGTATTTCGTCGCATCGCGCACGAAACTCTTGATTTGCTGCTGCGACCAATCGCGCACTGTGCGGTTCGCCATGCGGGCAACCGAAGTCTGCGAACGCAAAACCGGCACGATGATTTCTGCTTTGTAACCACCTTTGCGTCGTGCTTCGAGTTTCAATCGCGAATATTCACGGGGAGCGGGCGTAGAAAATAATTTTGGTGTGGTGGCGGCGCGCGAACTCGGTTTCGCGGACAAAGGTGCAGCCAACAAGACGGAGAAAAAGGGCACGACGAGCAAAGATTTTCGCATAGGGCTCCAAAATAATTTGCCGACAGAGGCTAAGTACGGTCGATTTTAGGCCGACTCGCAAGTAAAATAACGCCAACCTCTTGAGAAGGAATAGCATGAAAACCCAGGAAGCAAAGAACCGGCTGCGCGGTGCGCTGCCCAAAATCGGCATTCGTCCGACAATCGATGGCCGTTACGGCGGCGTGCGCGAAAGTTTGGAAGATCAGGTTATGAACATGGCGAAAGATGTCGCCGCGTTTATCTCCGCCAACGTACACCACGCATCGGGCGAAGCTGTTGAAGTTGTTATCGCCGATTCGTGTATTGGTGGCGTCGCTGAAGCCGCCGACTGCGAAGCGAAGTTTGCGCGCGAGAATGTCGGCGTTTCGCTGACAGTCACGCCGGCTTGGTGCTACGGGTCGGAAACGATGGACATGAATGCGTTGCGCCCGAAAGCGGTGTGGGGCTTCAACGGAACCGAACGCCCCGGCGCGGTTTATCTCGCCGCAGTTTTGGCGGGACATTCGCAGAAGGGCTTGCCTGCCTTCGGAATTTATGGCCGCGACGTGCAAGACGCCGGCGACCAGATTCCCGATGATGTCGGCGAAAAAATGCTACGCTTCGCCCGCGCCGGACTTGCTGTTGCGACGATGCGTGGCACCAGCTATCTCGGCATCGGCGGCACTTCCATGGGCATCGCCGGTTCGCAGGTGAACCA is drawn from Abditibacteriaceae bacterium and contains these coding sequences:
- a CDS encoding GNAT family protein, which translates into the protein MNPLLIPVPEEIETARLLLRSPRVGEGPVLNEAVCASLPQLQPWMPWAQKAPTLDESEEVTRDFLARFIKREELSYRMWLRGTTMFAGTLSLHRIDWNVPKFEIGYWLSTRCASHGYMTEAVNALSEMAFETLSARRVEIRCDARNVRSSNVAKRCGFKLEGTLRKFALDCNGEPCDAQIWARVK
- a CDS encoding DUF3298 domain-containing protein, with translation MRKSLLVVPFFSVLLAAPLSAKPSSRAATTPKLFSTPAPREYSRLKLEARRKGGYKAEIIVPVLRSQTSVARMANRTVRDWSQQQIKSFVRDATKYTREKQEGMPEAYLDARPSDVFVTPRLVSLSMAHSDYMGGAHGMHSHITWRFGRVGSVVRAVNLGDFFSGNTYQKQVNDAVMRKLRAEPRADWVKPSAEGSMMVKALTTSQLNDFSVARNGLTWTFAPYDMGSYASGTIVVQLSPDELGPNFRREWLR